In Parabacteroides timonensis, the genomic stretch CCATCTGGTCGATAAAAGCTCCCGTTCCACCGGCACAGCTTCCGTTCATACGGATATCCGGCTGTCTTCCATCTTTAAAGAATACCATTTTGGCATCTTCACCACCCAGATCTATCAGCGTATGTGTATCCGGATATTCTTTATCTACTACTTCTATAGATGCAACGACTTCCTGAACAAAAGGAATCCCTGTCCGTTCGGATATCCCCATGCCAGCCGATCCCGTAATGGCTATCGTAAACCGGCAATCAGGGAATCGGGAAGTGACAGTATTCAGTTCTTCAATAAATAAGGTATTAAAATCAGCCTTATGACGTCTGTAAACTTTGTAAATGATTTCATTCCGGTCATTCAAAACAACAACTTTCAATGTAGTGGAACCGACATCGATCCCGATACTACAAACAGTATTTGGTTTCATATTAAAACGATTATAATAAATCTATACGATAATCTAAATTGAGGGTTATATTATTAGTGGTTACCCTGGTATTATATATATGTAGCAGGTAGAAACTTATGGTCTCAACCCGCTAAAGATCAAATCAATCACACGCTTCTTATGTTCCGCCAGTATTTCGTTATACTCACTTTCCGACCTGTCTGCCACCCGGATGGCCAATCCTCTGAACATAAACGGAAACACACATAACGACAAGATATTTAAACCCAGATCGATTGCCGGAATATCCTTTATCGTTCCCTTTTTCACTTCCTCAGCTATCCTTTCGGACAATCTTGTAAATATTGCCAGAGGATCACGTTCCAGCAATTTCCTGATCAAAGTATCGGGACTCTGATTGACTTCATTCAGGATAAAAATAGGAATCTGAGGATATTCGGACAATATCTCATAATAGGTGCTTATCCATGCTTCTACCATATCGTAGAATGGCATATCCGATGTCAAAGTTGCGGAAACACGTTTAAAGAGAATTTCAAATGCTTCGTCGAATATTATCTCGAAAAGATTATACTTCGACTCAAAATAATATTTTATGTGGGCAACATTAGTACCTGAAGCTGCCGCTATATCGCGGATACTGGTTCCGGCATAGCCATTTTTAATAAATAAGTCACGGGCTACATTCAGTATCCGGTCACTTACATCCGATGTCGATTGCTTTTTCACCATACTAATTTAAACGATTGTTTAAGCAAACTTAAACGATCGTTTAAACGTGGCAAAACATTTACTGTTAATAATCATCAACGCAATGACCAAACGTATCTATCTAAATACCTAATAGTTATACAGACGTATTG encodes the following:
- a CDS encoding TetR/AcrR family transcriptional regulator codes for the protein MVKKQSTSDVSDRILNVARDLFIKNGYAGTSIRDIAAASGTNVAHIKYYFESKYNLFEIIFDEAFEILFKRVSATLTSDMPFYDMVEAWISTYYEILSEYPQIPIFILNEVNQSPDTLIRKLLERDPLAIFTRLSERIAEEVKKGTIKDIPAIDLGLNILSLCVFPFMFRGLAIRVADRSESEYNEILAEHKKRVIDLIFSGLRP